The following are from one region of the Polyangiaceae bacterium genome:
- a CDS encoding beta-propeller domain-containing protein, protein MTKLLRALLLCLLPLCSACSSCSKTKADPGTTASSSSNHVVAGDAPRTLTAFKDQADLDAFLAHLREQQKAARRPRAAGAQPAPSPAEEPAAEAEAKSDESVTNVQHAGVDEGGIVKLHRGHLVVLRRGRLFTIRMDDDTLTPVSQIDAFGPDISPGGAWYDEMLVSDGTIVVVGYSYQRGGTELGIFDMASDGKLSYRATYHLRSNDYYSSRNYASRLVGKKLIFYSPLYLHLDNKRDSFPALRRWHTGATAADFKRIVTPQRIYRPLIESSFLALHTVTTCDLGTPELSCAATSVMGPAGRVFYVSPSAVYVWMTHWERDPEGRAPRSLVYRMPLDGSAPSALRVKGTPIDQMSFLEGSDGFLNVVVRADGGGDTMWRAEVKSGDMALLRVPLSSFGGGDAEAPSESYATLPRPQGYAMQNRFVGDYVLYGTGSTWGRPTTPRDSSLYVYRYAGGGPTAALPLPHGVDRIEAVGRDAVAVGSDGTDLYFTPVALGETPALRPAYKRAGASQGETRSHGFFYKSQSEGQGLLGLPIVGAGRPGYRQLHEGSASVLFLKNVGLSFSELGTLQAHAGVGQDDGCRASCVDWYGNARPLFFKNRIVALLGYELVEGSLDGTKLFEKRRTSFAPTAPR, encoded by the coding sequence ATGACCAAGCTCCTCCGCGCCCTTCTGCTGTGTTTGCTACCGCTTTGCTCCGCCTGCTCTTCCTGCAGCAAGACCAAGGCGGACCCTGGAACGACGGCGAGCAGCAGCTCGAACCACGTCGTCGCCGGCGACGCGCCGCGCACACTCACGGCATTCAAGGACCAGGCGGACCTGGACGCATTCCTCGCGCATCTCCGCGAGCAGCAAAAGGCAGCGCGCCGCCCGCGGGCCGCCGGCGCACAGCCCGCACCATCGCCCGCAGAAGAGCCGGCAGCGGAGGCCGAGGCGAAGTCGGACGAATCGGTCACCAACGTGCAGCACGCCGGCGTCGACGAAGGCGGGATCGTCAAGCTGCACCGCGGGCACCTGGTGGTGTTGCGCCGCGGCCGCCTGTTCACGATTCGGATGGACGACGACACGTTGACTCCCGTCAGTCAGATCGACGCCTTCGGACCGGATATCTCGCCAGGAGGCGCTTGGTACGACGAGATGTTGGTGAGCGACGGCACCATCGTGGTGGTGGGCTACAGCTACCAGCGCGGCGGGACCGAGCTCGGCATCTTCGACATGGCGAGCGACGGCAAGCTCAGCTACCGCGCGACCTACCACCTGCGCTCCAACGACTACTACTCGTCCCGCAACTACGCGAGCCGCTTGGTGGGCAAGAAGCTGATCTTCTACTCGCCGCTCTACCTGCACTTGGACAACAAGCGGGACTCCTTCCCCGCCCTGCGTCGCTGGCACACTGGCGCCACGGCCGCCGATTTCAAGCGCATCGTGACGCCCCAGCGCATCTACCGGCCGTTGATCGAGTCTTCGTTCCTGGCGCTGCACACGGTGACCACCTGCGATCTGGGAACGCCCGAGCTCTCCTGCGCCGCGACCAGCGTCATGGGCCCGGCCGGGCGCGTGTTCTACGTTTCGCCGAGTGCCGTCTACGTCTGGATGACGCACTGGGAACGCGACCCAGAAGGTCGCGCGCCCCGCTCCCTGGTGTATCGCATGCCGCTGGACGGCAGCGCGCCCTCGGCGTTGCGCGTGAAGGGCACCCCCATCGATCAGATGTCGTTCCTGGAAGGGAGTGACGGTTTCCTGAACGTGGTGGTGCGGGCCGATGGCGGCGGCGACACCATGTGGCGTGCGGAGGTGAAGTCCGGCGACATGGCGCTCTTGCGCGTACCGCTCTCATCCTTCGGAGGCGGCGACGCGGAAGCGCCTTCGGAGAGCTACGCGACCTTGCCGCGGCCCCAGGGCTACGCCATGCAAAACCGCTTCGTCGGGGACTACGTGTTGTACGGGACGGGCAGCACCTGGGGACGACCGACCACGCCTAGGGACAGCAGCCTTTACGTCTACCGCTACGCCGGCGGCGGGCCCACGGCGGCGCTGCCGCTACCCCACGGCGTGGATCGCATCGAAGCCGTGGGTCGCGATGCCGTAGCCGTAGGCTCGGACGGCACCGATCTCTACTTCACTCCCGTAGCCCTCGGTGAGACCCCGGCGCTGCGCCCGGCCTACAAGCGGGCCGGGGCCAGCCAGGGAGAAACGCGCAGTCACGGGTTCTTCTACAAATCCCAGAGCGAAGGCCAGGGCCTGCTCGGCCTGCCCATCGTGGGCGCAGGTCGTCCGGGCTACCGCCAGCTGCACGAAGGCTCGGCCTCCGTGTTGTTCTTGAAGAACGTCGGGCTGAGCTTCAGCGAGCTGGGCACGCTGCAGGCGCACGCCGGAGTGGGACAGGACGATGGCTGTCGAGCGTCCTGCGTCGACTGGTACGGCAACGCGCGCCCGCTCTTCTTCAAGAACCGCATCGTAGCGCTGCTCGGCTACGAGCTGGTCGAAGGTAGCCTCGACGGCACGAAGCTGTTCGAAAAGCGACGCACCAGCTTCGCTCCCACCGCCCCGCGCTGA